A genomic segment from Neobacillus sp. YX16 encodes:
- a CDS encoding BCCT family transporter, which yields MDRKKLNENIVFILSLLLTLIFIVWGVFFTDNLAKVTDTIYNGSIDYLGWVYLGATLFFVIFSIYLLFSRYGDIRLGKKTDKPDFNTASWLAMLFGAGMGIGIVYWSVAEPVTHYTTPPYGKGYTIDAANTAMKYTFFHWGLDPWAIYTVIGLALAFFQYNKKLPAAISSAFHPVLGERIYGPIGKTIDILSIFATVFGIATSLGLGAMQVTAGMHAIFGVPNELFVQLIVIAVATVLFIISINTGLEKGIQFLSNAAMILSFAIMLLILIVGPTMTIIKVFFNTTGLYISDFIHMSLRLRPFGEGEWIASWTLFYWAWWIAWAPFVGMFIARVSKGRTVREFVIGVLIVPTLGTCLWMSIFGGSALEIVQNTGNHDLAKYITENVSLAIFTFFDYLPLSSVLSILGFAVVAIYYITVADTATFVLGMLSEGGTLNPSNKIKMTWGVIQSALAAVLLLAGGLNVLQTASIAAALPFALIMIVMCFSLLKGLKSEIGEKPREPRGRF from the coding sequence ATGGATCGGAAAAAACTGAACGAAAACATTGTTTTTATTTTATCATTGTTACTCACTCTCATCTTTATTGTTTGGGGAGTCTTTTTTACAGATAATCTCGCAAAGGTCACTGATACGATTTACAATGGATCGATTGATTACCTGGGATGGGTATATCTTGGTGCCACCCTCTTCTTTGTCATCTTCTCTATCTATTTATTGTTCTCTAGATATGGCGATATTCGGTTAGGCAAAAAAACAGACAAGCCTGATTTTAACACGGCCTCTTGGCTTGCTATGTTGTTCGGTGCAGGAATGGGGATAGGAATTGTGTACTGGAGTGTCGCTGAACCTGTTACCCACTACACGACTCCTCCTTATGGAAAAGGATATACGATTGACGCTGCCAATACTGCCATGAAATATACATTTTTCCATTGGGGGCTAGACCCATGGGCCATTTACACGGTGATTGGTCTTGCTCTTGCCTTTTTTCAATATAATAAGAAGCTACCTGCAGCCATCAGTTCTGCGTTCCATCCGGTTCTGGGTGAGAGAATCTATGGTCCGATAGGAAAAACGATTGATATCCTGTCTATCTTCGCAACCGTCTTTGGGATAGCCACCTCTTTAGGCCTAGGTGCTATGCAAGTTACGGCTGGAATGCATGCGATTTTCGGTGTTCCCAATGAGTTATTCGTCCAACTAATCGTCATTGCGGTAGCGACAGTCCTTTTTATCATCTCCATCAATACAGGTTTAGAGAAAGGAATCCAATTCTTATCCAATGCGGCGATGATTTTATCTTTTGCGATTATGCTGTTGATTTTGATTGTGGGTCCCACCATGACGATTATTAAGGTCTTCTTTAATACGACGGGCCTTTATATTAGTGACTTTATTCATATGAGTTTAAGGCTTAGACCTTTCGGAGAAGGGGAATGGATTGCATCCTGGACGCTTTTTTATTGGGCATGGTGGATTGCCTGGGCACCGTTCGTAGGTATGTTTATTGCCAGAGTTTCGAAGGGTCGAACCGTAAGAGAGTTTGTAATCGGTGTGTTAATTGTCCCTACACTCGGAACATGTCTCTGGATGTCCATATTTGGTGGGTCTGCGCTTGAAATCGTTCAAAACACAGGTAACCATGATCTGGCAAAATATATTACCGAAAATGTTTCTTTGGCTATTTTCACATTCTTTGATTATCTCCCATTAAGTTCTGTGTTAAGTATCTTAGGGTTTGCTGTCGTAGCCATTTATTATATAACCGTTGCCGATACAGCCACTTTTGTTTTGGGGATGCTTAGTGAAGGCGGGACATTAAATCCTTCAAATAAAATCAAAATGACTTGGGGTGTTATTCAATCTGCATTGGCTGCCGTATTACTATTAGCTGGGGGGTTGAACGTTTTGCAAACAGCCTCCATCGCAGCCGCGCTCCCTTTTGCCCTCATCATGATTGTCATGTGCTTCTCTTTACTAAAAGGATTAAAAAGTGAAATCGGGGAAAAACCGAGGGAACCGAGGGGACGGTTCTGA
- a CDS encoding undecaprenyldiphospho-muramoylpentapeptide beta-N-acetylglucosaminyltransferase encodes MSKKKIVFTGGGSAGHVTPNIALINELENWDQYYIGSKKGIEKELIEKVGIPYFGINSGKLRRYIDFENFVDIFRVLKGCFEARSVLKKIKPDLVFSKGGFVSVPVIIAAKSLRIPIYIHESDMTPGLANKISQRFATRIFTSFEETKGFFPANKTMDIGSPIRKEILSGSAVKGRSFLGFDHHSPILTIMGGSLGAKKINEVVRQSLDQLTATYQVVHLCGKNNLDVNLTTHPRYKQFEYVHDELTDILAATDIVITRGGSNAIFEFLALHIPMLIVPLGLNQSRGDQILNAKAFQEKGYSLTLEEEKLTIKTMIENVTTIYKNRYEFKKNMKESHKGNALQTLVDEINEINEINGDGSPGPIL; translated from the coding sequence ATGTCAAAGAAGAAAATTGTATTTACTGGTGGAGGTTCTGCGGGGCATGTAACGCCAAATATTGCATTAATTAACGAGCTGGAAAATTGGGATCAATATTATATCGGTTCAAAAAAGGGAATTGAAAAAGAGTTAATCGAAAAAGTTGGTATTCCATACTTCGGTATAAATAGTGGAAAACTTCGAAGATATATAGACTTTGAAAATTTCGTGGATATATTTCGCGTCCTAAAAGGATGTTTTGAAGCAAGAAGTGTTCTGAAAAAAATCAAGCCTGATTTAGTATTCTCAAAAGGGGGATTTGTTTCCGTTCCTGTCATCATAGCTGCTAAATCATTAAGAATACCCATTTATATTCATGAAAGTGATATGACGCCAGGACTAGCAAATAAAATCTCGCAAAGATTTGCAACGCGTATTTTTACTTCCTTTGAAGAGACAAAGGGATTTTTTCCAGCAAATAAAACGATGGATATTGGTTCTCCTATTCGAAAAGAAATATTGAGTGGTTCAGCAGTAAAAGGAAGAAGTTTTCTAGGATTTGATCATCATAGTCCGATTTTAACGATTATGGGTGGAAGTTTAGGAGCTAAGAAAATAAATGAAGTAGTCCGGCAATCCTTAGATCAACTAACGGCTACTTACCAGGTTGTTCATTTGTGCGGGAAAAATAACCTAGATGTCAATTTAACAACCCATCCAAGATACAAACAATTTGAATATGTCCATGATGAATTAACGGATATCTTAGCGGCAACGGACATCGTGATTACTAGAGGCGGTTCAAATGCCATATTCGAATTTCTAGCCTTACATATCCCAATGCTGATTGTTCCATTAGGATTAAATCAAAGTAGAGGCGACCAAATTTTAAATGCAAAGGCTTTTCAAGAAAAAGGATACTCCCTTACATTGGAAGAAGAAAAACTTACTATTAAAACGATGATTGAAAATGTAACTACTATTTATAAAAATAGATATGAATTCAAAAAGAATATGAAAGAATCACATAAGGGGAACGCATTACAAACACTTGTGGACGAAATCAATGAGATCAATGAAATCAATGGGGACGGTTCTCCTGGTCCTATTCTTTGA
- a CDS encoding GntR family transcriptional regulator yields the protein MIDSKEYLYPEKSLSKASAGERVACELRMRIISGTIESGSILSENKLAADFAVSRSPIRESLKILAAENLIRLERMGAIVIGLTEKEIQEIYDVRLLIETFVFERIIKMDTVQLSRELSKILEMMKVAIKYRDADEFALQDVLFHETIIRSINHSYMLMIWNNLKPVMECLILLSMRLRIKEEFEDFTRIIRNHEIYIEAIESKNRELMLESLHLNFDDVQVQGTVDDLWMSQQMLAKGAVQKND from the coding sequence ATGATAGATTCAAAGGAATATTTATATCCCGAAAAGAGCCTTTCAAAAGCTTCCGCTGGTGAGCGTGTAGCATGTGAACTTAGAATGCGTATCATTTCTGGCACGATTGAAAGCGGCTCCATCCTATCGGAAAATAAACTAGCTGCAGATTTTGCTGTGAGCCGATCACCTATTCGTGAATCATTAAAAATCCTAGCAGCTGAAAATCTCATCCGATTAGAAAGAATGGGTGCAATTGTTATTGGTTTAACAGAAAAAGAAATACAAGAGATATATGATGTCCGGCTTCTAATTGAAACATTTGTGTTTGAACGTATTATCAAAATGGATACAGTTCAACTCTCAAGAGAACTTAGTAAAATACTAGAAATGATGAAAGTTGCGATAAAATATCGTGATGCTGACGAATTTGCCCTGCAGGACGTCTTATTTCATGAAACGATTATCCGGTCTATTAACCATTCCTACATGCTGATGATTTGGAATAATTTAAAGCCTGTTATGGAATGCTTAATTCTGTTATCGATGCGTTTACGTATAAAAGAAGAGTTTGAGGACTTTACAAGAATTATAAGAAATCATGAGATTTATATAGAAGCGATAGAATCTAAGAATCGAGAGCTCATGCTTGAATCTTTACATCTAAACTTTGATGATGTTCAGGTTCAAGGAACAGTAGATGACCTATGGATGTCACAACAAATGCTGGCTAAAGGAGCTGTGCAAAAAAATGACTAG
- the gntK gene encoding gluconokinase — MTSYMLGVDIGTTSTKAVLFTEKGKVIQVENHGYPLYTPDMSTAEQDPNEIYQAVLQAITNITKRHSDKKPAFISFSSAMHSVIAMDDNDRPLTPCITWADNRSEAWAHKIKNELNGHEIYKRTGTPIHPMSPLTKIAWIVNDRPEIADKAKKYIGIKEFIFKKFFDQYVVDHSLASCMGMMNLKNMDWDEEALHIAGVTRDQLSELVPTTKIFSNCDPDIAKQIGIDPQTPFVIGASDGVLSNLGVNAIGKGEIAVTIGTSGAIRTIIDKPQTDEKGRIFCYALTEKHWVIGGPVNNGGIVLRWIRDEFASSEVETAKRLGIDPYEVLTKIAERVRPGSDGLLFHPYLAGERAPLWNPDVRGSFFGLTLSHKKEHMIRAALEGVIYNLYTVFLALTECMEAPVTRIQATGGFARSEVWRQMMSDIFESEVVVPESYESSCLGACILGLYATGKIDSFEVVSEMVGSTFTHSPEEAAAKEYRQLLPIFIHLSRVLEEDYTRIANYQRKLTTHN, encoded by the coding sequence ATGACTAGCTACATGTTAGGTGTAGATATCGGTACAACAAGTACCAAAGCAGTACTATTTACGGAAAAAGGCAAAGTCATCCAGGTAGAGAATCATGGGTATCCACTCTACACACCGGATATGTCTACAGCCGAACAAGATCCGAATGAAATATATCAAGCTGTCTTACAAGCGATTACGAATATTACGAAACGTCACTCTGATAAAAAACCAGCTTTCATTTCATTTAGCAGCGCGATGCATAGTGTCATTGCAATGGACGACAACGACCGGCCACTGACGCCTTGTATCACATGGGCGGATAACCGGAGCGAAGCTTGGGCTCATAAAATAAAGAATGAGTTGAATGGGCATGAAATCTACAAGCGAACCGGAACACCGATTCACCCCATGTCGCCATTAACGAAAATCGCTTGGATTGTTAATGACCGACCTGAAATTGCTGACAAAGCGAAAAAATATATCGGCATTAAAGAATTTATTTTTAAAAAGTTCTTTGACCAATATGTAGTCGATCATTCCCTCGCATCATGCATGGGCATGATGAATCTGAAAAACATGGATTGGGATGAAGAAGCATTACATATTGCGGGTGTTACGCGTGATCAATTATCTGAGCTCGTTCCGACGACGAAGATATTCAGTAACTGTGATCCTGACATCGCCAAACAAATTGGTATCGATCCACAAACTCCTTTTGTCATTGGTGCCAGTGATGGAGTCCTTTCCAATCTAGGTGTAAATGCGATTGGAAAAGGCGAGATTGCCGTCACCATTGGGACAAGCGGTGCGATTCGAACAATTATTGACAAGCCGCAGACTGATGAAAAAGGTAGAATATTCTGCTATGCCCTAACCGAAAAGCATTGGGTCATTGGCGGACCAGTAAACAATGGTGGAATCGTCCTTCGCTGGATACGTGATGAATTTGCCTCTTCTGAAGTTGAAACGGCGAAAAGATTAGGAATTGATCCATACGAAGTATTAACCAAGATTGCCGAACGCGTAAGACCAGGCTCAGATGGATTGTTATTCCATCCCTACCTCGCAGGTGAACGCGCGCCATTATGGAATCCAGACGTGCGTGGATCATTTTTCGGTTTAACTCTGTCACATAAGAAAGAACATATGATTCGAGCAGCGTTAGAAGGCGTTATTTACAATTTATACACCGTTTTTCTAGCATTAACGGAATGCATGGAAGCTCCTGTTACCCGAATCCAAGCAACGGGAGGCTTCGCAAGGTCGGAGGTTTGGCGTCAAATGATGTCCGACATATTCGAATCAGAAGTCGTCGTTCCCGAAAGCTATGAAAGTTCATGCCTGGGTGCTTGTATTTTAGGGCTTTATGCAACCGGCAAAATCGATTCATTTGAAGTTGTTTCTGAAATGGTTGGCAGCACCTTTACACATTCACCTGAAGAAGCAGCCGCAAAAGAATACAGGCAACTGCTGCCAATCTTTATCCACTTATCAAGAGTATTAGAAGAAGATTATACACGGATCGCCAATTATCAAAGAAAGCTTACAACACACAACTAG
- a CDS encoding GntP family permease: MPLVIVALGIIALLILIMGLKLNTFISLIIVSFGVALALGMPLEEVVKTIEAGLGGTLGHIGLIFGLGAMLGKLIADSGGAQRIAMTLVNKFGEKNTQWAVVVASFIIGIALFFEVGLVLLIPIVFAISRELKVSILSLGISMTAALSVTHGFLPPHPGPTTIAGELGADIGEVLLYGFIVAVPTVILAGPVFTKFAKKLLPESFKKMGSIASLGELKTFKLEDTPKFGISVFTALLPVILMSIATIITLMQKTLGIEDNSVLEVIRFIGEAGTAMLISLLFAVYSMGIARKIPMKDVMESCTQAILHIGMMLLIIGGGGAFKQVLINGGVGDYVAELFKGTAISPIILAWMIAAILRIALGSATVAALTTAGLVIPMLGQSDVNLALVVLATGAGSVIASHVNDAGFWMFKEYFGLSMKETFATWTLVETIISVAGLGFILLLSLFV; the protein is encoded by the coding sequence ATGCCATTAGTAATTGTAGCGTTAGGAATTATCGCCTTACTTATTTTGATCATGGGTTTGAAATTAAACACCTTTATTTCTTTAATCATCGTATCGTTTGGTGTTGCGTTAGCCCTTGGAATGCCATTAGAAGAAGTAGTTAAAACCATCGAAGCCGGATTAGGCGGAACACTTGGACACATCGGTTTAATCTTTGGACTTGGAGCCATGCTCGGAAAGTTAATCGCTGATTCAGGTGGTGCGCAGCGAATTGCGATGACGCTTGTTAACAAATTCGGTGAAAAAAATACACAATGGGCAGTAGTCGTTGCCTCATTCATTATCGGTATTGCGTTATTTTTTGAAGTAGGTTTAGTGTTATTGATTCCAATTGTCTTTGCAATTTCAAGAGAATTAAAAGTTTCTATCTTGTCACTCGGTATTTCCATGACAGCCGCTTTATCCGTCACACACGGTTTCTTGCCGCCTCATCCTGGACCAACGACGATTGCCGGTGAACTTGGTGCCGACATTGGGGAAGTATTACTTTATGGTTTCATTGTTGCTGTCCCTACGGTGATCTTAGCTGGGCCAGTTTTTACAAAGTTTGCGAAAAAACTTTTACCTGAATCATTTAAAAAAATGGGCAGCATTGCCTCATTAGGCGAACTAAAGACATTTAAACTTGAAGATACACCTAAATTCGGCATCAGTGTATTTACAGCTTTACTTCCTGTTATTTTAATGTCGATTGCGACGATTATTACCTTGATGCAAAAAACATTGGGCATTGAAGATAACTCTGTACTAGAAGTCATTCGATTTATCGGTGAAGCTGGTACAGCCATGTTGATCTCGCTATTATTTGCAGTTTATTCAATGGGTATCGCAAGAAAGATTCCAATGAAGGATGTCATGGAGTCTTGTACACAAGCCATTCTACACATTGGTATGATGTTATTAATCATTGGTGGGGGCGGGGCCTTCAAGCAAGTATTAATCAACGGCGGTGTTGGTGACTATGTAGCAGAACTATTCAAAGGGACTGCTATATCACCGATTATCCTCGCATGGATGATCGCTGCCATTTTACGTATTGCATTAGGATCTGCTACCGTAGCTGCATTAACAACAGCTGGTTTAGTGATTCCCATGTTAGGTCAATCGGATGTTAATCTTGCACTAGTCGTTCTTGCAACAGGTGCTGGAAGTGTCATTGCATCACACGTTAACGATGCTGGTTTCTGGATGTTTAAAGAGTAT